From one Fusobacterium sp. JB019 genomic stretch:
- a CDS encoding transporter substrate-binding domain-containing protein, which yields MKKIILGLMMCLFSFSFGEDAIKVNIPLKTTDMYLYKNLEIGKYEGVYTYFLDGISDKVIYKVDDSFYNNHSRVSKESSVIVRTFEDKNDNEHYYIETPIRYTVAVLTRKDSFVKTMDDLNNLNVGYIKGSQGLKEIKTRFKNINFIENSVKNREKGLEALDKGEIEALIIKDWLNYYDDNKITRIIDKINYKECIAIDKDKENVYNKIKLKIDNLKNEEIEKIISTERTKYYKYILKDTPNYSIVKNKFNEIKVKLPEDKYMIPFYYSYKKSYKGITIKVIKEIERVLEIPLVFSENNGDIKPILVRNSKNLKSYIFTKPYYESKITIANRSRDGFIENIADLDNKKIIVRKDTNIREYIESRVKNPEIIEVATYQEGLERLLDKKGECLVGYFGSINGIISNNFIEDKVKIAGILNDTLNVSVAIDKDQPELSQLVRMIVESFDVDKTIYDDSLTKNILVARNYKLMAKIGIPVLIFIIILIIVLIISERNRKRAEELSYMLVKTLEMANKLNDEDTGEHTKRLGLYSEVLARDIGKFTKEEIDEIRKYATVHDIGKVTIPADVLKKPGKLTSEEFNIVKGHVNSGFEIVKNLKLGKIAENIVRFHHEKWNGKGYPLKLKGNDIPLEAALVGVADMYDALRQEKAYKKSLTHSEAVEIIKSESGKSFSSEIVECFVKNHKLFEKIYEENKEAVDLAEEFYSAIK from the coding sequence ATGAAGAAAATAATATTAGGTTTAATGATGTGTTTATTTAGTTTTTCCTTTGGTGAGGATGCAATAAAAGTAAATATACCTTTAAAAACTACTGATATGTATCTTTATAAGAATTTAGAAATAGGTAAATACGAGGGAGTATATACTTATTTTTTAGATGGAATTTCAGATAAAGTTATTTATAAAGTAGACGATAGTTTTTATAATAATCACAGTAGAGTTAGTAAAGAAAGTTCAGTTATTGTTAGAACTTTTGAAGATAAAAATGATAATGAACATTATTATATTGAAACTCCAATTAGGTATACAGTTGCAGTTTTAACGAGAAAGGATTCCTTTGTAAAAACAATGGATGATTTAAATAATTTAAATGTTGGATATATAAAAGGGAGTCAAGGTTTAAAAGAAATTAAAACTAGATTTAAAAATATAAATTTCATAGAAAATTCAGTTAAAAATAGAGAAAAGGGATTAGAAGCTCTTGATAAAGGAGAGATAGAAGCTTTAATAATTAAAGATTGGCTTAATTATTATGATGATAATAAAATTACAAGAATTATTGATAAGATTAACTATAAAGAATGTATAGCTATTGATAAAGATAAAGAAAATGTTTATAACAAAATAAAATTAAAAATTGATAATTTAAAAAATGAAGAAATAGAAAAAATAATTAGTACTGAAAGAACAAAATATTATAAGTATATTTTAAAAGATACACCAAATTATTCAATAGTAAAAAATAAATTTAATGAAATAAAAGTAAAATTACCAGAAGATAAATATATGATACCTTTCTATTATTCTTATAAAAAGAGTTATAAAGGAATAACTATAAAAGTTATTAAAGAGATAGAAAGAGTACTTGAGATACCCCTTGTTTTTAGTGAGAATAATGGAGATATAAAGCCTATTCTTGTTAGAAATAGCAAAAATTTAAAAAGTTATATATTTACTAAACCTTATTATGAAAGTAAAATTACTATAGCCAATAGAAGTAGAGATGGTTTTATAGAAAATATAGCTGATTTAGATAACAAAAAAATAATAGTTAGAAAAGATACGAATATTAGAGAATATATAGAAAGTAGAGTTAAAAATCCTGAAATAATAGAAGTTGCTACATATCAAGAAGGATTAGAAAGACTTCTTGATAAAAAAGGAGAGTGTTTAGTAGGTTACTTTGGTTCTATAAATGGGATTATTTCTAATAATTTTATAGAAGATAAAGTTAAAATAGCTGGAATTTTAAATGACACTTTAAATGTAAGTGTAGCTATCGACAAAGATCAGCCAGAATTATCTCAATTAGTAAGAATGATTGTAGAAAGTTTTGATGTAGATAAAACTATTTATGATGATTCTTTAACAAAAAATATTTTAGTTGCTAGAAATTATAAATTAATGGCTAAAATAGGTATACCTGTATTAATATTTATAATAATCTTAATAATAGTTTTAATTATTTCAGAAAGAAATAGAAAAAGAGCCGAAGAATTAAGTTATATGCTAGTAAAGACTTTAGAGATGGCAAATAAACTAAATGATGAAGATACGGGGGAACATACTAAAAGACTAGGCCTTTATTCAGAAGTTTTAGCAAGGGATATAGGAAAATTTACAAAAGAAGAAATAGACGAGATAAGAAAATATGCAACGGTGCATGATATTGGGAAAGTTACTATTCCTGCTGATGTCTTAAAAAAACCAGGGAAATTAACATCAGAAGAATTTAATATAGTAAAAGGGCATGTTAATTCAGGTTTTGAAATAGTTAAAAATTTAAAACTAGGAAAAATAGCAGAGAATATAGTTAGATTTCATCATGAAAAATGGAATGGAAAAGGTTATCCTCTTAAATTAAAAGGAAATGATATTCCTTTAGAAGCAGCTTTGGTAGGTGTTGCTGATATGTATGATGCTTTGAGACAGGAAAAAGCATACAAGAAAAGTTTGACTCATAGTGAAGCAGTGGAAATAATAAAATCAGAATCAGGTAAAAGTTTTTCTTCTGAAATAGTGGAATGCTTTGTTAAAAACCATAAGTTATTTGAAAAAATTTATGAAGAAAATAAAGAAGCAGTTGATTTGGCTGAGGAATTTTATTCTGCTATAAAATAA
- a CDS encoding molecular chaperone produces MKKMIMLFAGMLMSIQLLAFNFSVAPTRFEVSLDKIATNEVILMNNTAEPMRVSTFLEAPEGYGKYNLNKNIKLYPKMVSIKPGGRQIVRFRVKPSPNMEPGEYKSYIVFKEKEGEIKKVETNIEESTGIGVQLKMLAEIGISIYGTYGEQIVKGSLSNFTVKLADEDNVIMGCDLVSKGNASLKLSRKLEILNNAGKVEKVYDTEFGRSARNGKNRIDNSMTVDNIKGKTIRVTITDQLNRILYQGKHTL; encoded by the coding sequence ATGAAAAAAATGATAATGTTATTTGCAGGAATGTTGATGTCTATTCAACTTTTAGCGTTTAACTTTAGTGTAGCCCCAACAAGATTTGAGGTTAGTCTAGACAAAATAGCAACTAATGAAGTAATACTTATGAATAATACTGCAGAACCTATGAGAGTTTCAACTTTTTTAGAGGCTCCAGAGGGATATGGAAAATATAATTTAAATAAGAATATTAAACTATATCCTAAAATGGTTTCAATCAAACCAGGTGGAAGACAAATTGTTAGATTTAGAGTTAAGCCTAGTCCTAATATGGAACCAGGTGAATATAAGAGTTATATTGTTTTTAAAGAGAAAGAAGGAGAAATTAAGAAGGTTGAAACTAATATAGAAGAAAGTACAGGCATCGGTGTTCAGCTTAAAATGTTAGCTGAAATTGGTATTAGTATTTATGGTACTTATGGCGAACAAATAGTAAAAGGGAGTTTAAGTAATTTTACTGTAAAATTAGCTGATGAAGATAATGTCATTATGGGATGTGATTTAGTTTCAAAAGGAAATGCTAGTTTAAAATTATCTAGGAAATTAGAAATATTAAATAATGCAGGTAAAGTTGAAAAAGTTTATGATACTGAGTTTGGAAGAAGTGCAAGAAATGGAAAAAACAGAATAGATAATTCAATGACTGTAGATAATATTAAGGGAAAAACTATAAGAGTAACAATAACTGATCAACTAAATAGAATTTTATATCAAGGAAAACATACTTTATAA
- a CDS encoding NADH:flavin oxidoreductase has protein sequence MKNILTPLKIKNIEVKNRIILPPLVRFSMIGTDGKVTEKLLNWYEDIARDKVGMIIVEATCVAEDGKLRDNQLGIWNDSFIEGLKKVSAIGKKYKVPMLIQIHHAGFKKDFSLVPEIILDEILEKFIVAFRRAKEAGFDGIEIHGAHTYLLSQLNSRIYNTRIDKYGGSFEKRMYFNKNLIERTRELFDEDFILGYRMGGNEPSLEDGIQIAKYLENLGIDLIHVSTGIPEERFRQKAKIDNFPEEFPLDWVIYMGVQIRKNINIPVIGVRNIKKEEQVSYLIENDLLDLVAVGRAMIFTKRWMHKAMISYKKRNELK, from the coding sequence ATGAAAAATATATTGACGCCATTAAAAATAAAAAATATAGAAGTGAAAAATAGAATTATTCTTCCCCCTTTAGTTAGATTTTCAATGATTGGAACTGATGGAAAAGTTACAGAAAAACTTTTAAATTGGTATGAGGATATTGCTAGAGATAAAGTAGGCATGATTATTGTTGAAGCTACTTGTGTGGCAGAAGATGGTAAATTAAGGGATAATCAACTTGGAATATGGAATGATAGTTTTATTGAAGGGTTGAAAAAAGTATCGGCTATTGGTAAAAAATATAAAGTTCCAATGTTAATACAAATTCACCATGCTGGCTTTAAGAAAGATTTTTCTTTAGTTCCAGAAATAATTTTAGATGAAATTTTAGAAAAATTTATAGTTGCTTTTAGAAGAGCAAAGGAAGCAGGGTTTGATGGAATAGAAATTCATGGAGCTCATACTTATTTGTTAAGTCAATTAAATTCAAGAATATATAATACAAGAATTGATAAATATGGTGGAAGTTTTGAAAAAAGAATGTATTTTAATAAGAACTTAATAGAAAGAACTAGAGAATTATTTGATGAAGATTTTATTTTAGGATATAGAATGGGAGGGAATGAACCTTCTCTTGAAGATGGCATACAAATAGCAAAATATCTTGAAAATTTAGGAATAGATTTAATTCATGTTTCTACAGGGATTCCTGAAGAAAGATTTAGGCAAAAAGCAAAGATAGATAATTTCCCAGAAGAGTTTCCATTAGATTGGGTTATTTATATGGGTGTTCAGATAAGAAAAAATATAAATATTCCTGTTATAGGGGTAAGAAATATAAAAAAAGAAGAACAAGTTAGTTATTTAATAGAAAATGATTTGCTTGATTTGGTTGCTGTTGGAAGGGCTATGATTTTTACCAAAAGATGGATGCATAAAGCAATGATTTCTTATAAAAAAAGAAATGAATTAAAATAA
- a CDS encoding nitroreductase family protein → MFKIDNKKCIGCALCIDDCFVKDIIFVEEKAFIKNNDCIKCGHCIAICPTNAIYTDEYDMNEVIDYDKVSFNIKPENLLNFIKFRRTIRKFKDKKVENEKLIKIIEAGRYTPTASNSQDVSYIIIQEKINELKKLVLESLNDLAKEILKNPKNELDIKYAKTWKLMYRIFQRNPNKQDNLFFFSKNIIIITSPNELNAGLASTNMELMCNSLGLGSLYSGFFILACKNNDQIRKFLNLNKNEKIINCMVIGYPDVKYLRTVPRKKSNITWL, encoded by the coding sequence ATGTTTAAAATAGATAATAAAAAATGTATTGGATGTGCCCTTTGTATAGATGACTGCTTTGTAAAAGATATCATTTTTGTTGAAGAGAAAGCTTTTATTAAAAATAATGATTGTATAAAGTGTGGACATTGTATAGCTATTTGTCCAACTAATGCTATTTACACAGATGAATATGATATGAATGAAGTTATTGATTATGATAAAGTTTCTTTTAATATTAAACCTGAAAATTTATTAAATTTTATAAAATTTAGAAGAACAATTAGAAAATTTAAAGATAAAAAAGTAGAAAATGAAAAATTAATAAAAATAATTGAAGCAGGAAGATATACTCCCACAGCAAGTAATTCTCAAGATGTTTCTTATATTATTATTCAAGAAAAAATAAATGAACTAAAAAAATTAGTATTAGAATCATTAAATGATTTAGCTAAAGAAATTTTAAAAAATCCAAAAAATGAATTAGATATAAAGTATGCTAAAACTTGGAAACTTATGTATAGAATATTCCAGAGAAATCCCAATAAGCAAGATAATCTTTTCTTTTTCTCTAAAAATATTATAATCATAACCTCTCCTAACGAATTAAATGCTGGTCTCGCATCAACCAATATGGAACTTATGTGTAATTCTTTAGGTTTAGGATCTCTATATAGTGGATTTTTTATATTAGCTTGTAAAAATAATGATCAAATCAGAAAATTTCTAAATTTAAATAAAAATGAAAAAATAATAAATTGTATGGTTATTGGATATCCAGATGTAAAATATTTAAGAACTGTACCTAGGAAAAAATCTAATATTACATGGTTATAA
- a CDS encoding ABC transporter substrate-binding protein has product MKKYLLFIVFLISNIISLGEDSNIESIFMEEVRNENEVKNELNIIQSIKIQTLDPIKMRDQYSERAVKLIYDTLFNIEDGKVVPYLVKDYKWKDERTLFIELKEGVLFHNGEELSSTDVKFTFERFSEKGALKDTFEEIRNIKIIDSKKLIMKLEEEDTMFLEKLTYVSGSIVKKTKKGITGSGRFYPIVFNNGQVVLKRYFKYFKGKSIVKKIRFTHEINDKKKMTSLFDEGSDVAFDVSENAYNEAREEGIIPDDVLVRKNNLMESAVIRFGNKNKDIYTRKNRKLIEKIINREEISKLVTGTKDNMAETYFPKSLFKASLSKTENNFNKKLIKSEIKKSNIKNEINLMILNNMLDMAKIIKEQFKLYGIKVNILPHNIDSYSMKIKNGDYDVALYNMVYKDDYILLNIRNILLNDIKDIDLYNAIDPFLKIAMEEKDKSKRDKIFDKIVQLIYKELSYIPIIHEKLLVVGYNRLDKIYDIDKKVDR; this is encoded by the coding sequence TTGAAGAAATATTTATTATTCATAGTATTTCTTATATCAAACATAATATCTTTAGGAGAAGACTCTAATATAGAAAGCATTTTTATGGAGGAAGTTAGAAACGAAAATGAAGTAAAGAATGAACTTAATATTATTCAAAGTATTAAGATTCAAACTTTAGATCCTATAAAAATGAGAGATCAATATTCAGAAAGAGCAGTAAAGTTAATTTATGATACGTTATTTAATATAGAAGATGGTAAAGTAGTTCCTTATTTAGTTAAAGATTATAAATGGAAGGATGAAAGGACTCTATTTATAGAATTAAAGGAGGGGGTATTATTTCACAATGGAGAGGAGCTATCTTCAACTGACGTTAAATTTACTTTTGAAAGATTTTCTGAAAAAGGAGCTTTAAAAGATACTTTTGAGGAAATAAGAAATATAAAAATCATAGACAGTAAAAAGCTAATAATGAAATTAGAAGAAGAAGACACTATGTTTTTAGAAAAGTTAACATATGTATCTGGTTCTATAGTAAAGAAAACCAAAAAAGGAATTACAGGAAGTGGGAGATTCTATCCTATTGTTTTTAATAATGGACAAGTTGTTTTAAAAAGATATTTTAAATATTTTAAAGGGAAATCTATAGTAAAAAAAATAAGATTTACTCATGAAATTAATGATAAGAAAAAAATGACTTCTTTATTTGATGAAGGAAGTGATGTAGCTTTTGATGTAAGTGAAAATGCATATAACGAGGCAAGGGAAGAAGGTATAATTCCAGATGATGTTTTAGTTAGAAAGAATAATTTGATGGAAAGTGCTGTTATTAGGTTTGGAAATAAAAATAAAGATATCTATACAAGAAAAAATAGAAAATTGATTGAAAAAATTATAAATAGAGAAGAAATTTCAAAATTAGTAACAGGGACAAAAGACAATATGGCAGAAACATATTTTCCAAAAAGTTTATTTAAAGCATCTTTATCTAAAACAGAAAATAATTTTAATAAAAAATTAATAAAATCTGAAATAAAGAAAAGTAATATAAAAAATGAAATAAACTTAATGATATTAAATAATATGTTAGATATGGCAAAAATTATAAAAGAACAATTTAAGTTATATGGAATTAAAGTAAATATATTGCCTCATAATATAGATTCTTATTCTATGAAAATTAAAAATGGAGATTATGATGTAGCCCTTTATAATATGGTTTATAAGGATGATTATATTTTATTAAATATCAGAAATATTTTGTTAAATGATATAAAAGATATAGATTTATATAATGCTATTGATCCATTTTTAAAAATTGCTATGGAAGAAAAGGATAAATCAAAAAGAGATAAGATTTTTGATAAAATAGTTCAACTTATATATAAGGAATTATCATATATTCCAATAATTCATGAAAAATTATTAGTGGTAGGTTATAATAGACTGGATAAAATATACGATATTGATAAAAAGGTGGATAGATAA
- a CDS encoding ATP-binding cassette domain-containing protein, whose protein sequence is MISTSNLTMRFPDKKLFEDVNIKFTPGNCYGLIGANGAGKSTFVKILSGEISPTEGDVILDKNKRMAVLSQNHFAFEEAKVLDVVLMGHKKLWNIIEEKNAIYAKEEFTDEDGMRAADLEGEFAELNGWDAEPEAAMLLTGLGIKAKYHDLLMKELDEGMKVKILLAQALFGNPDVLLLDEPTNGLDIKAVAWLENFLMNLNDTTVIVVSHDRHFLNKVCTHIADIDYGKIKMFVGNYDFWYESSQLMLGLISNKNKKLEQKRQELQEFIARFSANAAKSKQATSRKKQLEKLQLEDMQVSNRKYPFIEFKSNREAGNNMLKVENISKSINGVKIFENLSFTINTKDKVIFICDNDILKTTLLSVLAGDIEPDSGTITWGVTVTPAYMPKDNSEFFEGANENLVDWLRPYSPDQHDSFVRGFLGRMLFTGEETQKKAAVLSGGEKVRCMLSKMMMSGANALLFDNPTDHLDLESITSLNKALTKFNGTVLFSAHDHEFIQTVANRIIEILPDGTIIDKLMDYDDYIQMKIDQENQN, encoded by the coding sequence ATGATTTCAACAAGCAATCTTACTATGAGATTTCCAGATAAAAAACTTTTTGAAGATGTAAACATCAAATTTACACCTGGAAATTGTTACGGACTTATTGGTGCTAATGGTGCTGGTAAATCTACTTTTGTTAAAATATTATCTGGTGAAATATCACCAACTGAGGGAGACGTTATTTTAGATAAAAATAAAAGAATGGCTGTTCTTTCTCAAAATCACTTCGCTTTTGAAGAAGCTAAAGTTTTAGATGTCGTTCTTATGGGACATAAAAAACTTTGGAATATAATAGAAGAAAAAAATGCTATTTATGCAAAGGAAGAATTCACAGATGAAGACGGTATGAGAGCTGCCGATCTTGAAGGAGAATTTGCAGAATTAAATGGATGGGATGCTGAACCTGAAGCTGCCATGCTACTTACTGGTCTTGGTATCAAAGCTAAATACCATGATTTACTAATGAAAGAATTAGACGAAGGAATGAAAGTAAAAATATTACTTGCTCAAGCTCTATTTGGAAATCCTGATGTTCTATTACTTGATGAGCCTACAAATGGACTTGATATCAAAGCTGTTGCATGGTTAGAAAATTTTCTTATGAATTTAAATGATACTACTGTAATTGTCGTATCACATGACAGACATTTTTTAAATAAAGTTTGTACTCATATAGCTGATATTGATTATGGTAAAATTAAAATGTTCGTAGGAAACTATGATTTCTGGTATGAATCAAGTCAACTAATGCTTGGTCTTATTTCTAATAAAAACAAAAAATTAGAACAAAAAAGACAAGAATTACAAGAATTTATAGCTAGATTCAGTGCCAATGCTGCCAAATCAAAACAAGCAACTTCAAGAAAAAAACAACTTGAAAAACTACAACTTGAAGATATGCAAGTTTCAAATAGAAAATATCCATTTATTGAATTTAAATCTAACAGAGAAGCTGGAAATAATATGCTAAAAGTTGAAAATATTTCTAAATCTATAAATGGGGTTAAAATATTTGAAAACTTATCATTTACAATAAACACTAAAGATAAAGTTATTTTTATTTGTGATAATGATATTCTAAAAACAACTCTTCTTTCTGTTTTAGCAGGAGATATTGAACCTGATTCAGGTACTATTACTTGGGGAGTTACTGTCACTCCAGCTTATATGCCAAAAGATAATTCTGAATTTTTTGAAGGAGCTAATGAAAACTTAGTTGATTGGTTAAGACCTTATTCTCCTGATCAACATGATTCATTTGTTAGAGGATTTTTAGGAAGAATGTTATTTACTGGAGAGGAAACTCAAAAGAAAGCAGCTGTTTTATCGGGAGGAGAAAAAGTTAGATGTATGTTATCAAAAATGATGATGTCTGGAGCTAATGCTTTATTATTTGATAATCCTACAGACCATTTAGATCTTGAATCTATTACATCTCTTAATAAAGCTCTTACTAAATTTAACGGAACTGTACTTTTCTCAGCTCATGACCATGAATTTATACAAACTGTAGCTAATAGAATTATTGAAATTTTACCAGACGGAACTATCATTGATAAATTAATGGATTATGATGATTATATCCAAATGAAAATAGATCAAGAAAATCAAAATTAA
- the earP gene encoding elongation factor P maturation arginine rhamnosyltransferase EarP: MIPRSIDIFCEIIDNYGDIGVVYRLSKELKRVYPQVRIRIILNKLEELLKVNPKTKDKDYQEVGNLIYIKENFLKKNLKKYGVSDIIIEAFGCNILKDYIDIAKEKSKLWINLEYLSGEKWIEGFHLQESLIDSKNLKKIFYMPGFTNKSGGIILDETFIKRKEYGEIHKDKILEKYLPKIFFDKKLVGTIFSYEKNFKNLLIELNRMEKDTVLLLMGEKTQKSILKVLDENLLENFGNFMKYGKIILKNMEFLSQEEYEEIISASDFNFTRGEDSIVRALILGKPFLWHIYLQEDQVHMDKLNAFIARLEESILLSHEEKNIFEKYKKLLRDYNDRNENSLKLGNENYSALFHNFSTIEKICKKYSTFLTKECNLVEKLKTYIKGF; this comes from the coding sequence ATGATACCTAGAAGTATTGATATATTTTGTGAAATTATTGACAATTATGGAGATATAGGAGTTGTATATAGATTATCTAAAGAATTAAAAAGAGTTTATCCTCAAGTTAGGATAAGAATAATTTTAAACAAATTAGAGGAGTTGTTAAAAGTTAATCCAAAAACAAAAGACAAGGATTATCAAGAGGTAGGTAACCTTATATATATTAAAGAAAATTTTTTAAAAAAAAATTTAAAAAAGTATGGAGTTTCTGATATAATAATAGAGGCTTTTGGTTGTAATATCTTAAAAGATTATATAGATATAGCTAAAGAAAAGTCAAAACTTTGGATAAATCTTGAATATCTTTCAGGCGAAAAATGGATTGAAGGTTTTCATTTGCAAGAATCATTAATAGATTCTAAGAATTTAAAAAAGATTTTTTATATGCCAGGCTTTACTAATAAAAGTGGTGGAATTATATTAGATGAAACTTTTATAAAAAGAAAAGAATATGGTGAAATACATAAAGATAAAATATTAGAAAAATATTTGCCAAAAATATTTTTTGATAAAAAGCTAGTGGGGACTATTTTTTCTTATGAAAAAAATTTTAAAAATTTATTAATAGAGTTAAATAGGATGGAAAAAGATACAGTTTTATTACTTATGGGTGAAAAAACACAAAAAAGTATTCTTAAAGTTTTAGATGAAAATCTTTTAGAAAATTTTGGAAATTTTATGAAATATGGTAAAATAATTCTAAAGAATATGGAATTTTTATCTCAAGAGGAATATGAAGAGATTATTTCTGCCTCAGATTTTAATTTTACAAGAGGAGAAGATTCTATAGTTAGAGCTTTGATATTAGGGAAACCTTTTTTATGGCACATATATTTACAAGAAGATCAAGTCCACATGGATAAATTAAATGCTTTTATAGCAAGATTAGAAGAAAGTATTTTACTATCTCATGAAGAAAAAAATATTTTTGAAAAATATAAAAAACTCTTAAGAGACTATAATGATAGAAATGAGAATTCTTTAAAGTTAGGAAATGAAAACTATTCAGCTTTATTCCATAATTTTTCTACTATAGAAAAAATTTGTAAAAAGTATAGTACTTTTTTAACTAAAGAATGTAATTTAGTAGAAAAATTAAAAACATATATAAAAGGATTTTAA
- a CDS encoding toxin-antitoxin system YwqK family antitoxin translates to MKKLFILFSLMLVFSFEIFSRERIENIDKKLLKSGIVYIKNEKSPYTGTLKGKNIVEIYKSGIKDGYFKGIVKIDKEAFLYEGRYVQGIKHGVWYLKYKTGITKAIMKYNYDRPHGHWSYFYPNKAIAGYENLKDGLLAGKVVQYNKDGSLKATVNYKNGLLEKEGTFFYNSGNLKAETNFRLGKVNGPIRIYSDGGTLLLDGNYINNRREGKWMMFYRNGDLKTTIEYKKGLKDGELVIYDKSGMILDVAKFENGLELGTGETKVPRLRDNIVGMFKKFNRDLKYEQYNKILTEME, encoded by the coding sequence TTGAAAAAATTATTTATTTTATTTAGTCTAATGTTAGTTTTTTCTTTTGAAATTTTCTCAAGAGAAAGAATAGAAAACATAGATAAAAAATTATTGAAAAGCGGGATAGTTTATATAAAAAATGAAAAATCTCCTTATACAGGAACATTAAAGGGGAAAAATATAGTAGAAATATATAAAAGTGGAATAAAAGATGGCTATTTTAAAGGTATAGTTAAAATAGATAAAGAAGCTTTTTTATATGAAGGAAGATATGTTCAGGGAATAAAACATGGAGTTTGGTATTTGAAATATAAAACAGGGATAACTAAAGCTATTATGAAATATAATTATGATAGACCTCATGGACATTGGTCATATTTTTATCCGAATAAAGCAATAGCAGGATATGAAAATTTAAAAGATGGGTTGCTTGCAGGAAAAGTAGTTCAATATAATAAAGATGGAAGTTTGAAGGCTACAGTGAATTATAAAAATGGACTTCTAGAAAAGGAAGGAACTTTTTTCTATAATAGTGGAAATTTAAAAGCTGAAACTAATTTTAGATTAGGAAAGGTAAATGGACCTATTAGGATATATTCAGATGGTGGAACATTATTATTAGATGGAAATTATATAAATAACAGGAGAGAAGGTAAATGGATGATGTTTTATAGAAATGGAGATTTAAAAACAACTATAGAATATAAAAAAGGTTTGAAAGATGGAGAATTAGTTATTTATGATAAATCTGGAATGATATTGGATGTAGCTAAATTTGAAAATGGATTAGAGTTAGGAACAGGTGAAACTAAAGTTCCAAGGCTTAGAGATAATATAGTAGGAATGTTTAAGAAATTTAATAGGGATTTAAAGTATGAACAATATAATAAAATATTAACAGAAATGGAGTGA
- the efp gene encoding elongation factor P: protein MKVAQELRQGSTIRIGKDPFIVLKAEYNKSGRNAAVMKLKMKNLLAGNIVDTAIKADEKMDDIRLERVNAVYSYSDGTNYIFSNPETWDQIELSAEDLGDAINYLEEEMEVQIQYYEETPVSVELPTFVERQIEYTEPGLRGDTTGKALKPAKLATGFEIQVPLFVEQGEWIKIDTRNHSYVERIKK, encoded by the coding sequence ATGAAAGTAGCACAAGAATTAAGACAAGGGTCTACAATAAGAATAGGTAAAGATCCATTCATCGTATTAAAAGCTGAGTATAATAAATCAGGAAGAAATGCAGCGGTTATGAAATTAAAAATGAAAAACTTATTAGCTGGAAATATAGTGGATACAGCTATAAAAGCTGATGAAAAAATGGATGATATAAGACTAGAAAGAGTTAATGCTGTATATTCTTATTCTGATGGAACTAACTATATTTTCTCTAATCCAGAAACTTGGGATCAAATTGAATTATCTGCAGAAGATTTAGGAGATGCAATTAATTATTTAGAAGAAGAAATGGAAGTTCAAATTCAATATTATGAAGAAACTCCAGTAAGTGTAGAGTTACCTACATTTGTTGAAAGACAAATAGAATATACTGAACCAGGATTAAGAGGAGATACTACAGGAAAAGCTCTTAAACCAGCAAAATTAGCAACAGGATTTGAAATTCAAGTACCTTTATTTGTTGAACAAGGGGAATGGATAAAAATAGACACAAGAAATCATTCTTATGTTGAAAGAATAAAAAAATAA